The genomic segment ACAGGGCGAAGATCGCGCCCGCCCGCGGTTCGGCCGTGGCGTGGGCCCAGGATTCGGACGGCACGCCGACCAGCGACGACTTGATCGTGCTGTCGGCCGCCACGAGGATCAGGTTGACGGCGTTGAGCATGAGTTCGACGGCCATCAGCACGAGGATGGCGTTACGCCGCCGGAGCACGCCGTAGACACCCAGACCGAAAAGCAGGGCGGCTACGACGTACGGGATGACCGCGTGCATCACTCCCCCTCGTCCTCGCGGCTGGGTAGTGCCCTTTGGATCCGTTCCCGGCCCGGCAGCGCCTTGCCGCCCGCGGACGGTTCCGCGCTGGGCAGGGCGGGGCGGTCTCGGCTCGTCTCCGTGCTCGTCCCTTCGATGACCCTGCGGCCGGCCACCTCACCGGCCGGCAATTCGGGATTGTCGGGCTCGCCGAGTTTGGGGCCTGCCTCGCGGGCGCGGAAGACGACGTCCCGGGCCTGGTCCTTCAGGACGTCTTCGCGGGTGGCCTCCCCCTGCGGGGCGCCGCCACGTCGTCCCGCGGCCTCTTCGAGGGCGCCACTCGGCGCGTCCTCGCCCGCGGCGGCGCGTTCGGCGGCGCGCTGGGCCCGGAGCCGGGACTGGGCGGCGGCCTGGCGGGCGGCGATGCGTTCCAGGCGGGCGGCCACCTCGGGCGACTCCCCGACCGGGCCCGGCGGGAGCGACGGCTCGGTGCCGGCGTCGGGGCCGGGGCGGGCGCCGATGTCGGGCCGGGACAGCACGATCGCGCCGACCAGGGCGGCCAGCAGCAGGATGGAGAGCACCTCGAAGGGCAGCACCCAGGCGCCGAAGACCTGTTCGCCCACGCGGCGGCCGTTACCGGGCGGGGGCAACTCGAACTCGGTCCAGCGGAAGGCGTCCACCAGCAGGACCGTCAGGCCGAGCCCGACACCGCCGCCGATGATCGCGGCCGGGAGGGCGGGCCGGTCGAGATCCTTCGACGGTCCGATCGGGGCCCGGGTCAGCATGACGGCGAAGAGCAGCAGCACGACGACCGCGCCGACGTAGACGAGGATCTGCACCCAGGCCACGAACTCGGCGCCGAGCACCAGATAGAGCCCGGCGATCGCGCCCAGGCTGACCACCAGGTAGAAGCCCGCACGGACCAGGTGAGCGCTGGTGACGACGAGCGCGCCGGAGCCCACCGCGATCGCGCCGAGAGCCAGCATCAGCGCGTCCGCGACGGTCACCGCTCCTGCTCCGGTTCGCCCGGCTCAGCCGCCCTCGCCGGGGGCCGGGCGGCGGGACGCGCGGTCTTGGCCGCCGTGGCCGCGCCCGGGCCGGCCGCCTTACGGGCCGCCGTGGCCTCCTCCTTCGAGGGCTCGCCGAGCACGTCGTGGGCCGGGGGCGGCGGCACCGTACGCATCCACTCGCCCAGGCGGTCCTTCGAGTGCAGCAGATCGAGGACGTCGGTCTCGGCGTACTCGAACTCGGGGGTCCAGTGCAGCGCGTCGAACGGGCAGACCTCGATGCAGATGCCGCAATACATGCACAGCGAGAAGTCGATGTCGAACCGGTCGAGCACGTTGCGCTGACGCGAGCGCGCCGCGCCGGGGACCACGACCTCTTCCTTGTGCGAGTCGATGTAGATGCACCAGTCGGGACACTCGCGGGCGCACAGCATGCAGACCGTGCAGTTCTCCTCGAGCAGCGCGATCACCCCACGGCTGCGCGGGGGGAGCTCGGGCTCGACATCCGGATACTGCTGGGTTGTCGACCGCTGGGTCATCGTCTTGAGCGTGACGGCAAGCCCCTGCACGAGGCCCTTCCCGGGCGTGCTGCGCTCCCCGTCGTCACTCACAAACGCATATCCTGCCCCGTCGCCCCATTTGATGCGAGCACACCCCCACCGAATCTTCCGGTAAGCTCATCGCGGGGTCAGTTTTTCCGCGCGTAGGAGGCATCGCATGACCGCTGCCACCAGCGACATGCCGCCTCAGGGCGGGTGGACTGCCGCCGATCTCGATCGGACGCCCGAGGACGGCATTCGTCGCGAGATCTACGACGGAGAACTCCACGTGACCCCATCGCCTTCGAGCATTCATCAGGCCCTTTCCGGCTTCCTGTTTTATTTCCTGTCCGCGTCTTGCCCCGAGCACCTCTTCGTCAGTCTGGCCAACGACATCGTGTTGAGTCCCGACCGGACGTACATCCCTGACCTGCTGGTGGCGAATTTCGAAGCCGCCAGGTCGGGCACCGGCAAGTTCGCGGCCCGAGACGTCGTCCTGGCCGTGGAGATCGTCTCGCCGAGCACCAAAAACGCCGATCGGGTGACCAAGCCCACCTACTATGCGCAGGCCGGCATCCCGTTCTACTGGCTGATCGAGACCGGCGGCGGTCTTTCCGTGGCGGCCTACGAGCTAAACACCGAGACGACGGCCTACGAGCCGATCGGCTCCTTCGACGGTGACGACACGATCCGGCTCGAACGTCCGTGGCCGATCGCGATCCCCCTCAGCGCCGTCCGCCCGCGCAACCTCTGAGCCCTTTCGCGTGACCATCGGGAACATCCCGGTCGCGCGCTACGGCCGTTCGCGGCCACCTGGCCGCGTGGACCAGCTGGGCGGTCGCGGGCGCTGACCTGCGCCGCTATGGGAGTCGACGATGCGTACGGGAAGCGGTTTTTCTAATCTTCAGAGTGGATAACAGTAAAAGCATTTTATATAGACGTTCATCGGTTTCATGCCCGGGTGTCCGGTTACTACACGGCTGACCGCTTCATCCGAGTGAACGGAGAGTCTTCGTATGAGCAGGACCGGACGACTGGCCTTGGCCTTCGTGGGATCGGCCGGAATTGTCGGAGCACTGGCCTCGCCCGCCGCGGCGGCACCGCAAGCGCTGGCGGAACCGTGTGTGCAGAAGGTGGCCGTCGTCAACAACGGCGGGTTCACGATCAACTTCCAGCTGACCACGCGGGACGGGCAGCTCTCCGCGCCCACCGACACCTACCCGATCAACCAGTGGCGGATCGTCGACCTCGCCTCCACCCCGTTCGCCGAGGGTGTGGACGTGCGGCCGCTGGTGAACGCGACGGCCGGCGACAGCGTGCCCGGCAACGTGTTCGTGTCGTACTGCGCGAACGGCCAGACCGCGACCTACACCGCAAGCGGCACCACGAACGACTACTCGGTCACGCTGCTCACGTGAGCAGGTTGACGCTTACGTGAGCACCTTGACGGCTACGTGAGCACCTTGACGGCTGCGGTCAGCACCAGCTGAGCCAGGGCCAAGGGCACGAGGACCAGCCAGCAGAGCCTCTGCAGCTGGTCCTCGCGCAGCCGGGGGAAACTGACGCGCAGCCAAATGATCACGAACGAGACCGCGAAGATCTTCACGAGCGTCCACAGCCAGCCGAGCTGGTCGGCGAGCGGGCCGTGCCAGCCGCCGAGGAACAGCACCGTGGTCAGCGCGGCGATCACGATGATGCCGACGTATTCCGCGAGCAGGAAGAACGCGAAGCGCAGACCGGTGTATTCGGTCATGTAGCCGAAGACGAGCTCGGAGTCGGCGATCGGCATGTCGAACGGCGGGCGGCGGATCTCGGCCAGGCCGGCGACGAAGAAGACGATCGCGGCGGGGGCCTGCCAGAGCAGCCACCACGGGCGCCAGGCCTCGACGATGCCGGGCAGGCTGAGGGTGCCCGCGGCCATGGCCACGCTCGCCGCGGCCAGCACCAGCGGCAGCTCGTAACCGAGCAGCTGAGCGGCGCCGCGCAGACCGCCGAGCAGGCTGTACTTGTTGGCGGAGGCCCAGGCGGACATGAGGACCGCGAGCACGCCGATGCCGAGCACCGCGAGCACGAAGAACAGGCCCACGTCGAGCCCCTGGGCGACCAGACCGTCCGGGCCGAGCGGGATGGCCAGCAGCACGAGCAGATAGGGGAACAGGGCGACGATCGGGGCGAGCCGGAAGACCCGCCGATCGGCCTCGCCGGGGGCGACGTCCTCCTTCTGCACGAACTTGACGCCGTCGGCGACGAGCTGGGCCCAGCCGTGGAAGGCCCCCGCATACATCGGGCCCAGGCGGCCCTGCATGTGGGCCATGACCTTGTGCTCGGCCTGACCGACGACGAGCGGCAGCACCAGGAAGGCCGCGACGACGGCGACCACCCGGACGATGAGGTCGAGCCAGATCGGCATCAGGCGTCCTCCCCCGCCCGCGGCCCCCACTCTTTGGGGTCGGGGACGCCGGGCGGGCGCATCGGGGCCCGCTTGGAG from the Paractinoplanes abujensis genome contains:
- the nuoK gene encoding NADH-quinone oxidoreductase subunit NuoK — translated: MHAVIPYVVAALLFGLGVYGVLRRRNAILVLMAVELMLNAVNLILVAADSTIKSSLVGVPSESWAHATAEPRAGAIFALFVIVLAAAEVGVGLAIVLQYYRLRRAVVLDEVALHEHDHEQVPR
- a CDS encoding NuoI/complex I 23 kDa subunit family protein is translated as MSDDGERSTPGKGLVQGLAVTLKTMTQRSTTQQYPDVEPELPPRSRGVIALLEENCTVCMLCARECPDWCIYIDSHKEEVVVPGAARSRQRNVLDRFDIDFSLCMYCGICIEVCPFDALHWTPEFEYAETDVLDLLHSKDRLGEWMRTVPPPPAHDVLGEPSKEEATAARKAAGPGAATAAKTARPAARPPARAAEPGEPEQER
- a CDS encoding Uma2 family endonuclease, which translates into the protein MTAATSDMPPQGGWTAADLDRTPEDGIRREIYDGELHVTPSPSSIHQALSGFLFYFLSASCPEHLFVSLANDIVLSPDRTYIPDLLVANFEAARSGTGKFAARDVVLAVEIVSPSTKNADRVTKPTYYAQAGIPFYWLIETGGGLSVAAYELNTETTAYEPIGSFDGDDTIRLERPWPIAIPLSAVRPRNL
- a CDS encoding complex I subunit 1/NuoH family protein, which produces MPIWLDLIVRVVAVVAAFLVLPLVVGQAEHKVMAHMQGRLGPMYAGAFHGWAQLVADGVKFVQKEDVAPGEADRRVFRLAPIVALFPYLLVLLAIPLGPDGLVAQGLDVGLFFVLAVLGIGVLAVLMSAWASANKYSLLGGLRGAAQLLGYELPLVLAAASVAMAAGTLSLPGIVEAWRPWWLLWQAPAAIVFFVAGLAEIRRPPFDMPIADSELVFGYMTEYTGLRFAFFLLAEYVGIIVIAALTTVLFLGGWHGPLADQLGWLWTLVKIFAVSFVIIWLRVSFPRLREDQLQRLCWLVLVPLALAQLVLTAAVKVLT